A window of the Helianthus annuus cultivar XRQ/B chromosome 4, HanXRQr2.0-SUNRISE, whole genome shotgun sequence genome harbors these coding sequences:
- the LOC110933530 gene encoding thioredoxin M-type, chloroplastic, protein MLTTKAGTNPPKKKQTMMEKCLEMSIVKTNFSGLLHTTHGPFTPTKILKPQIKPSTLTPSFSALTFNRTIACNSSVSEVEVVTACSWTELVVAADMPVLVEFWAPWCGPCQVVDEVAKEYAGKALCYKLNIDDYPNVALQYGITSIPSVLFYKNGESKEIVIGDVSKSTLCATLDKYLS, encoded by the exons ATGCTAACCACAAAAGCAGGCACCAATCCACCCAAGAAAAAACAGACGATGATGGAGAAGTGTTTAGAAATGTCTATAGTGAAAACCAATTTCAGTGGTTTATTACATACAACTCATGGCCCTTTTACTCCCACCAAGATACTGAAGCCTCAGATTAAACCCTCCACCCTAACGCCGTCGTTTTCTGCCCTTACTTTCAACCGCACCATCGCCTGCAACTCTTCCGTAAGTGAAG TTGAAGTGGTAACAGCCTGCTCATGGACTGAATTGGTGGTAGCAGCCGATATGCCGGTGCTAGTGGAATTTTGGGCACCATGGTGTGGGCCATGTCAGGTGGTCGATGAAGTCGCAAAAGAATACGCGGGTAAGGCTTTGTGCTACAAGCTCAACATTGACGACTACCCCAACGTCGCGTTACAATATGGAATCACAAGCATTCCAAGTGTGCTATTCTACAAGAACGGAGAGAGCAAAGAGATTGTGATTGGTGATGTCTCTAAGTCCACTCTTTGTGCCACTTTAGACAAGTACTTATCTTGA